In the genome of Bordetella avium, the window TCCGTTATCGTGTGAGCGTCAATACTCAGAATCGGGTGGGAGGGGCATCCTTGCCTTCCTCCGAGTTGTTCTACGCCGGTTCCCCAACCCGTGTGCGCCTGCCTTTTGATTTTGAGCCCCTCGCCGGTGAGCGGGGCTTTAACGTGTCAAGCACTCTGTCGTACGACACGGTTTATTCAGGAATTCACCGTGGTTGGGTTGCGATCGGCGCTATCTCGCCATTTGTTGGCCTGGATTACGGTCGGACAAATGTGGGATATGCATCGACGGCCAGTGTCGGGCTGAATATCGCAATGGGCCAGAACAACTTGCAGCTATATATCCCCAAGGTGTTGTCGACCAGTGCAAGCGGTCGAGGTTCCAGCGGCGTTTTCCTGACGCTGCAAGCTCAGTTCTAAAACGGACCTCGCTGTTATTGCGCCAAACGCAGTCCTGATGCGCTTTCGCCACTCGGCTTGGGCAATTCAAGTTCAAGACGCGAGGCGGTACACTGGCGGTATTCACTCTACTTGAGAGAGCCTACCGCCATGTCCGTTTCCGATCTGCGTCAAAGCTATGAAAGAGGCGTCCTGCTGGAGCAGCAGGCCGCCGCAACGCCGATAGATCAATTTGCATTGTGGTTTGATGAGGCTCAGGCAGCTCAAGTGCCTGAGCCCAATGCTATGACTTTGGCAACGGTCGATGCTTCGGGGCAACCGTCGGCACGTATCGTTCTGATCAAGGCGTTTGACGCCCGTGGTTTTACGTTTTTTACCAATTACACCTCGCGCAAGGGTGAAGACTTGCTCGCCAACCCGCGCGCCGCATTACTGTTTTTCTGGCAAGCGCTGGAGCGCCAGGTGCGCATCGAGGGCGTGGTTGAGCGGGTGTCCGCCAACGAGTCGGATGCCTATTTCCACAGCCGGCCGGTCGGTTCGCGCATTGGTGCCTGGGCGTCAGAGCAAAGCCAGCCCATTACCCGCGAGGCGCTCGAAGCCCGTGAGCGTGATTTCAAGGCCCGTTTCGGTGATACGCCGCCGCGTCCGCCGCACTGGGGAGGGTACCGTTTGGTTCCGACCTATTTCGAATTCTGGCAAGGCCGGCCCTCGCGCCTGCATGACCGTCTGCGCTATCGCCCAGACGGCAAACAAGGTTGGGTGATGGACCGCCTCTCGCCCTGATTCCGCATGTCTACATTAGCTGAATTTGATGCTGCATTTTTCCGTCAGGCTTTGGGCCGCTTTGCAACGGGTGTGACCGTGCTCAGCACCTTTGGCCTGTCGGGCGAACGCATTGGCCTGACCGTCAGTTCGTTCAATTCTGTCTCGCTGGAGCCGCCTTTGGTGCTCTGGAGTCTCAGTAAGAGGTCCTCTTCACTTGAGGCCTTTCAACGATGCGAACGCTATGTCGTCAATGTGCTGTCCGCAGAGCAGATCGCGCTGGCGCGTCATTTCGCCACCGGCTTGACCCATGAACGCTTCACGGGCCTGCCCGAGGTCTACGCGCCCTTTGGCACGCCGCGTCTCAATGACCGCAGCGCCGCCTGGTTCGAATGCCACAATCGCAGCCAATACGAAGAAGGCGACCATATCATCATGGTTGGTGAAGTCCTGGCTTGCAGCCATAGCGCGGAAGACCCGCTGGTCTTTCATGCGGGTGGTTTCGACCTGACCCCAGCCCGTCAAACCTGAAATCATGAGCACGGATATCGATTGCATCGTCATTGGCGCCGGCGTTGTTGGCCTGGCCATCGCTCGCGCATTGGCGCTGTCAGGCCGAGAGGTTCTGGTCGCTGAAGCCACCGAGGCCATCGGCACTGGCACCAGTTCGCGCAACTCCGAAGTCATCCACGCCGGCATTTATTACCCGGCCGGGAGCCTGAAGGCGAGGCTATGCGTGCGCGGCAAGCATCTGCTGTACGAATACTGTAGCGAGCGTGGTATCGCGCATAGCCGCCTTGGCAAGCTTATCGTCGCCACCTCAACCGACGAGGCGGCAGGCCTGGAAGGTATCGCGGCCCGCGCGGCGGCCAATGGGGTGGATGATCTGCAAGCGCTCACGGCGGCGCAGGCCCAGGCCCTGGAGCCCGCTTTGCGGTGTACCGCCGCTTTGTTGTCGCCGTCGACGGGCATCGTCGATAGTCACGCACTCATGCTGGCCTATCAGGGCGAGGCCGAGAATGCGGGCGCGCAATGCGTATTCCATACACCCATGCTGGCCGCGCGCGTGGTGCCGCAAGGCGGCTTCGATGTGGATTTCGGCGGCGCCGAACCCATGACCTTGCGTTGCAATGTGCTGATTAACAGCGCGGGCCTGCATGCGCCCACGCTGTCGCGCCAGATCGAAGGCTTGCCGGTATCGAGCATTCCTGCCGAGTATCTGTGTAAAGGCAGTTATTTCACGCTGATGGGCCGCGCGCCTTTCAGACGCCTGATTTATCCTGTGCCGCAACATGCCGGCTTGGGTGTGCATTTGACGCTGGACATGGGCGGGCAGGCCAAGTTCGGTCCGGATACCGAGTGGATAGAGCAGGAAGACTACACCTTGCGTCCCGAACGCGCCGATGTGTTCTACGAGGCGGTGCGCCGTTATTGGCCGCAATTGCCGGATCTGGCGCTGGCGCCCGGTTATACAGGCATTCGGCCTAAAATCTCCGGCCCGAATGCGCCCGCCGCCGACTTCATGATTTCCGGTCCTGCTGATCACGGGATACCCGGCTTTGTGGGCTTGTACGGCATTGAATCGCCCGGCCTGACCTCCAGCCTCGCGCTGGCCGAAGAAACCCTGGCCCGACTGGGCTCCTGACTGATACTGTTTTCGCGTCCACACGTATATGCAGCACAACGATTACATCCTGACCCTGTCTTGCCCTGACCGCACCGGCATCGTTTATCGCGTCAGCGGATTGTTGTTTGACTTGGGTTGCAATATCCTCGACTCGCAGCAATTCGGTGACGAGGAAACCGGCCGCTTCTTCCTGCGCGTGCATTTTGATTTGCCGGCTTCCGTCAGCGCAGCGTCGCTGCGCGAGCGCTTCGGCGCATTGGCGGGCAATGACGGCATGGATTGGCAAATCCACGATGCGCGCCGTAAAGCCCGCTTGCTTATCATGGTCAGCAAGCAGGGCCATTGCCTGAATGATCTGTTGTTCCGGGTGAGTAGCGGCCAATTGCCTGCCGAAGTGGCAGCCATTATCTCCAATCACAACGATTACGCTGGTCTGGCCGCATCTTATGGCATTCCTTTCCATCATCTGCCCGTCACGGCCGACACCAAGGCCGAGCAGGAAAAGCAGGTGCTGGACATCGTGGAGCGCGAGCGTATCGATCTGGTGGTGTTGGCGCGCTATATGCAGATATTGTCGGCTGATCTGTGCCGCGCACTGAGCGGCCGCGCCATCAATATCCATCACAGTTTCTTGCCCAGCTTCAAGGGGGCACGTCCTTACCATCAAGCCCATGCGCGTGGGGTGAAGCTGATCGGTGCGACTGCCCATTACGTCACATCGGATCTCGATGAGGGTCCGATTATCGAGCAGGATATCGAGCGTGTTGATCACAGCATGACCGCACAAGCGCTGACCCAGGTGGGTAGCGATGTCGAATCGCTGGTCTTGTCGCGTGCTGTGCGCAGTCATGTCGAGCACCGCATTTTGCTTAACCGTAACAAGACGGTGGTATTTCGCTGATACGCGTGATCGCCAGCTTGCCGACCGCCCCACAGGCGGTTTTTTTATGGTTGCTCGTATCGTGTGGAAGAACCTAGGTGATTGAGGCTAGGGAGTATGAGCGAGGTCGCAGGGGCTGCGTGGGTCATCCAGGCTTTCGTAATTTAGGTACAAGCCAGAAATTATTGATATCAATTTCAATTTATTAAATTGATTTGTAGTAAGTGGGGGTGGCGATTGGGTAGGTAGTCTTAGTCTTTGTTTTTGCGGTTTTTTGTCTGTATTTTGTTGGTATAGATATTTATTCGTCACCTCCGAATAAATTCTGAGATTTGCCATCATGACAAACTACTCTTGCCTGAGTTCGCGCAGCTCTATTCTGTTTTTATGGTTATGTGCAAGTCCTTTGGCCTACGGGCAAGTCGTTTCGATTAACGGGGCAGGGGTGGCGCCAGTGGGCTCGGCAACCCTGATCAATATTAATCGCCCCGACGCCAACAAGGCCTCGTATAATCAGTTTTCCAGCTTTGAAGCCCTGGGCGTTGTTTTGAACAACGCGACAAAAAATACAGACACAAAATTGATCGGCGGGGTAAAACGCAATGAGGCCCTCGGCGGAACAAGCGCCAATCTTATTATTCTCGATAATATTGGCAATGCTCCAACCAAGCTGAACGGTCTGGTCGAAATCGCCGGGCAGGCGGCAGATCTGGTCATGGTCGGCAAAAATGGCGTCATTTGTAATAGCTGTGGGTTCATCAACACCAACAATCTGACGCTTGGCGCCGGCACCCTCTCGCGCAATGCCAGCGGCACCTATGAGTTGGACACCAACAGCGGCCAGAGCTTTATCAACATAACCGGGGCGGGCCTTAGCGCCCCTGACAGCAATGTCAACCTGGTTGCCGAGCAGATAAAGCTGCTTTCACCCATTTATGGCAAAGACGTCGCCTTCAATATCGTGCGCGGGGTGTATGGCATCGAGGATCGCACCACCCGCAGCCTGGGAGGGGCCTTCGACGCGGCACTGGGCGACTATGTGGGGGTGCCGAATGTTTTGGCCGATGGCGACATCACGATATACACCAATGCCCGGAAGTTGGACGTCACCAATCTTTCTTTGACCGGCACGGGAAATATATTCCTGAGCGCCGAGAGCGGCGCCATCGATGTGACATCGGGGCGCTGGATCGCCAATGGGACCATGGCCTTCGCTGCGGATGATCTGTCGATCAAAAAGACCAGCACCGACTCGCGTGAACTGAATATCGTCGCAAACAATCTTCAGACTTACGGTATGTTTTCCGTGGCCAGCGATATCGACATCAAGGCCCTGGATACGCAATTGGCCGCCTCCTCCTTCGACACGAAGAACGGCATGGTTGCTACGACGGACTCCCTCTCCATGGACTCGGTTACCGTTCGTGGAGATATGAGCCTGCTTGCTCAGAATGCGACCCTCTCCAGCGTCGATGCGCGTGGCGCGAAAGGCGAAATCAGCGCCAATCAGATTGCGATCAATGGCGGGCGTCTGGCCTATACCGGTTTTGATATCTCCGATTTCGATACGCTCGCCCTGAATCGGGGCACGCTCGAATCCGACAATCTTGTCGTCACCGCCCGTCCTAACGCAGATGTATCGCTGACCGGCGGCACACAGTTGATCGCCGACAAGCTGGAGATGAACAATATTCGGCAATTCAGCAATAGTGGAGACATCGCCCTGAGCCAGGATCTGGTGCTCGATCGGGCTGCGTCATTTCAGAACGAGGGGGGCATAGTCGCGCGCAACCTTCGCCTGTCCGATGTGACGGGAACCCTCAGCAACACCGGCAACATCAAGACCACCGGCGTCGAATTGACGAATGTCGCTGACGTGGAAAACTCGGGCCGCTGGAGCACCGACACCTTCGCCCTGGCGGGGACTAGCGGCGTATTTCGCAATGCCGGCGATATGACCGCCACTACACTGTCTGTCGCCAACAGCGGGGATGTTATTAACGCCGGAAAAATCAAGACCGGAACACTTGATATCAGCAATACCAATCGCTTCAATAATTTGGCGGGTGCTCAGGTAGAGGCAAGCACCGCTATGACGCTGGGCAGCCTGTCATCCTTTCTCAATCAGGGGCGTCTGGTCGCTCAGACGATGAATGCCAACAGCGTTGCCAGTATCGAAAACTCGGGCAATATCAACGTAAAAAATGGTGCCGTGCTTGCAGGCGGGCAGTTCTCCTCTCAGGGGAATCTATGGATAGAAAGCGGCACGGCAAGTTTTGCTTTCGATAACGACGTGACACTGACCGGCCAGGTGCGCGCCGCCTCGCTGGCGGTGGACAGCACCACCGCGCAATTGACCAATCTCGCTCTCAACGCAAACGATTTGCGGATCAACACTTCGGGCAAGACCACGCTGGACAATGCCCGTATTCAAACGGCGAACTCCCTGTCCATCACCGCCGATACGGTCGAGGCTAGCCGCAAAACCTTGTTGAATGCGCCGACGCTGACAGTCAAGGCACGCCAGCAGGCTTATGACGACGTCGAACTGTCGGGTAATGATGTGGCTTTGCGCGGCAGTCGGGACGGCACAGGCCTCATCGCCTTGAGCAAGAGCAGAATTCAGGGCATCGACACCTTGGCGCTGGGAACGACGGATACGCTGAACATAACGCAAACCGATGTGTCGGCGGCAGACATGCAAGCCAGCGCAGTGGGGCAGTTGAATATCGATGCGCTGTCCAAGCTGGCGATGGGATCTGGACAGTTCACGGATATCGCCCAGCTTACCCAATCAGGAAACGTGAGCGCCGACGCCCTCGTACTAAAACAAATCCAGACCCTGGACAATAGCGGAACGATTCAAGCCAAGAACAATGCCGAAGTCAGCTCAATAAATACGCTGAATAATTCGGCCAGCGGCGTGATGGCGCTGAAAGCCACGACAGGGCAAGGCAACGGCACGATCACCAATGCGGGACAGCTTGCCGTCGATTCCGGCCGCTTGCAGTTCGAAAACTGGACGAATCAAAACCTGCTTGTCGGGACCAATGCAACGCTTGAATACACCAACTTCGTCAATCAGGCGGGAGCGGTGCTGGGCGGCTTGGGTGAACTGACCGTGGCGGCCTCGGCCGGCACGAATGGCAGCTTCAGCAATTCGGGCCAGATAGACGCCGTGCAGGATCTGGCGCTCTATGGCCGCAACATCGACAACAAGGGCGCCATCCAGGTGGGCCGAAATCTGCAACTGGGACGCCAGAGCGCCAGCGA includes:
- the purU gene encoding formyltetrahydrofolate deformylase, yielding MQHNDYILTLSCPDRTGIVYRVSGLLFDLGCNILDSQQFGDEETGRFFLRVHFDLPASVSAASLRERFGALAGNDGMDWQIHDARRKARLLIMVSKQGHCLNDLLFRVSSGQLPAEVAAIISNHNDYAGLAASYGIPFHHLPVTADTKAEQEKQVLDIVERERIDLVVLARYMQILSADLCRALSGRAINIHHSFLPSFKGARPYHQAHARGVKLIGATAHYVTSDLDEGPIIEQDIERVDHSMTAQALTQVGSDVESLVLSRAVRSHVEHRILLNRNKTVVFR
- a CDS encoding two-partner secretion domain-containing protein — protein: MTNYSCLSSRSSILFLWLCASPLAYGQVVSINGAGVAPVGSATLININRPDANKASYNQFSSFEALGVVLNNATKNTDTKLIGGVKRNEALGGTSANLIILDNIGNAPTKLNGLVEIAGQAADLVMVGKNGVICNSCGFINTNNLTLGAGTLSRNASGTYELDTNSGQSFINITGAGLSAPDSNVNLVAEQIKLLSPIYGKDVAFNIVRGVYGIEDRTTRSLGGAFDAALGDYVGVPNVLADGDITIYTNARKLDVTNLSLTGTGNIFLSAESGAIDVTSGRWIANGTMAFAADDLSIKKTSTDSRELNIVANNLQTYGMFSVASDIDIKALDTQLAASSFDTKNGMVATTDSLSMDSVTVRGDMSLLAQNATLSSVDARGAKGEISANQIAINGGRLAYTGFDISDFDTLALNRGTLESDNLVVTARPNADVSLTGGTQLIADKLEMNNIRQFSNSGDIALSQDLVLDRAASFQNEGGIVARNLRLSDVTGTLSNTGNIKTTGVELTNVADVENSGRWSTDTFALAGTSGVFRNAGDMTATTLSVANSGDVINAGKIKTGTLDISNTNRFNNLAGAQVEASTAMTLGSLSSFLNQGRLVAQTMNANSVASIENSGNINVKNGAVLAGGQFSSQGNLWIESGTASFAFDNDVTLTGQVRAASLAVDSTTAQLTNLALNANDLRINTSGKTTLDNARIQTANSLSITADTVEASRKTLLNAPTLTVKARQQAYDDVELSGNDVALRGSRDGTGLIALSKSRIQGIDTLALGTTDTLNITQTDVSAADMQASAVGQLNIDALSKLAMGSGQFTDIAQLTQSGNVSADALVLKQIQTLDNSGTIQAKNNAEVSSINTLNNSASGVMALKATTGQGNGTITNAGQLAVDSGRLQFENWTNQNLLVGTNATLEYTNFVNQAGAVLGGLGELTVAASAGTNGSFSNSGQIDAVQDLALYGRNIDNKGAIQVGRNLQLGRQSASDPAFVSFKNYAGQGSVTVGRDFSARVDKFDSAATFSTQTDNSNSTIYAPSGRFGVPCAANGIGSCRDGFNVAEGATLVWYGSGGFIPVFGRLGRDGATVQTTTVTVTPGTYQDAPIRVGGNFDARGRASNASFNSYAATLDVAGNANITGYASKNTNAFEATSRDQIQFFTDEYKCYSDVACVNPGGNNQYEGRVANYAGLTPTDTTTVTSRTGGLRTVALSAPTPSVSAVSASAPVVVLPTDLIVDPDLSGTRNVSPVAPAAVITPQPSGTIVPPTTPQQEVKVSASNFVFPTIPGELPASEKLPVISDNEEAAFDTINPVMIRQDTRARSCFGSTQGFDETSLMENTELTQSRCDVRLYVNTKKTSLLPVLR
- the pdxH gene encoding pyridoxamine 5'-phosphate oxidase, which produces MSVSDLRQSYERGVLLEQQAAATPIDQFALWFDEAQAAQVPEPNAMTLATVDASGQPSARIVLIKAFDARGFTFFTNYTSRKGEDLLANPRAALLFFWQALERQVRIEGVVERVSANESDAYFHSRPVGSRIGAWASEQSQPITREALEARERDFKARFGDTPPRPPHWGGYRLVPTYFEFWQGRPSRLHDRLRYRPDGKQGWVMDRLSP
- a CDS encoding NAD(P)/FAD-dependent oxidoreductase; its protein translation is MSTDIDCIVIGAGVVGLAIARALALSGREVLVAEATEAIGTGTSSRNSEVIHAGIYYPAGSLKARLCVRGKHLLYEYCSERGIAHSRLGKLIVATSTDEAAGLEGIAARAAANGVDDLQALTAAQAQALEPALRCTAALLSPSTGIVDSHALMLAYQGEAENAGAQCVFHTPMLAARVVPQGGFDVDFGGAEPMTLRCNVLINSAGLHAPTLSRQIEGLPVSSIPAEYLCKGSYFTLMGRAPFRRLIYPVPQHAGLGVHLTLDMGGQAKFGPDTEWIEQEDYTLRPERADVFYEAVRRYWPQLPDLALAPGYTGIRPKISGPNAPAADFMISGPADHGIPGFVGLYGIESPGLTSSLALAEETLARLGS
- a CDS encoding flavin reductase family protein produces the protein MSTLAEFDAAFFRQALGRFATGVTVLSTFGLSGERIGLTVSSFNSVSLEPPLVLWSLSKRSSSLEAFQRCERYVVNVLSAEQIALARHFATGLTHERFTGLPEVYAPFGTPRLNDRSAAWFECHNRSQYEEGDHIIMVGEVLACSHSAEDPLVFHAGGFDLTPARQT